In one window of Arachis ipaensis cultivar K30076 chromosome B06, Araip1.1, whole genome shotgun sequence DNA:
- the LOC107646125 gene encoding 60S acidic ribosomal protein P1-1, with the protein MSIAEAACSYAVMILHDDKLPVTAENISSLLKSAKVSVESYWPSLFAKLAEKRNVEDLIASGGGGGAPVAVAAAPVAAAGGGGGAAAAPAAEEKKKEEPQEESDDDMGFSLFD; encoded by the exons ATGTCGATTGCAGAGGCTGCTTGCAGTTACGCCGTTATGATCCTTCACGACGACAAACTCCCTGTCACT GCTGAAAATATCTCGTCCTTGTTGAAAAGTGCCAAGGTGTCAGTTGAGTCATACTGGCCCAGCTTATTCGCTAAACTCGCTGAGAAAAGAAATGTTGAGGATTTGATAGCCAGCGGTGGAGGAGGTGGGGCTCCAGTTGCTGTTGCTGCCGCCCCTGTTGCCGCAgccggtggtggtggtggtgcagcAGCAGCTCCTGCAgctgaggagaagaagaag GAAGAACCCCAAGAAGAGAGTGATGATGATATGGGATTCAGCTTATTTGACTAG